Proteins encoded in a region of the Streptomyces sp. NBC_00513 genome:
- a CDS encoding DedA family protein → MLETLGSLTTSPWIYAVVAVSVVLDVFLPVLPSGVLVITAAAAAAAAGAAGSSTPVPEQVPDIMALLVIATSASVLGDMAAFRLARRGGARLDRAIARSRRLSRAHERLGVALARGGGALVVIARFAPAGRSVVSLGAGKTQRKVKEFLPWSVLAGMTWAGYSVALGYFGTQWLGTAWLGTAVSLIALFAAGSLAALLLRRPGPGPAAAT, encoded by the coding sequence TTGCTTGAGACTCTGGGGTCGCTGACCACAAGCCCCTGGATTTACGCCGTGGTGGCGGTGTCCGTGGTGCTCGACGTGTTCCTGCCGGTGTTGCCGAGCGGAGTATTGGTGATCACCGCGGCGGCCGCCGCGGCCGCGGCAGGAGCCGCGGGTTCGTCGACGCCGGTTCCCGAGCAGGTGCCGGACATCATGGCACTGCTGGTGATCGCGACGTCGGCTTCGGTGCTGGGTGACATGGCCGCGTTCCGGTTGGCGCGGCGCGGGGGTGCCCGGTTGGACCGGGCCATCGCCCGTTCCCGTCGGCTGAGCCGGGCTCACGAGCGGCTGGGCGTGGCGTTGGCGCGTGGTGGCGGCGCCCTGGTGGTGATCGCCAGGTTCGCCCCGGCCGGCCGGTCGGTGGTCTCGTTGGGGGCGGGCAAGACCCAGCGCAAGGTCAAGGAGTTCCTGCCCTGGTCGGTCCTGGCGGGCATGACCTGGGCGGGGTACAGCGTGGCGTTGGGCTATTTCGGTACGCAGTGGCTCGGTACGGCGTGGCTGGGTACCGCGGTGTCGTTGATCGCGCTGTTCGCGGCGGGTTCGCTGGCGGCGTTGCTGCTGCGCCGCCCGGGACCGGGTCCCGCCGCGGCGACCTGA
- a CDS encoding DUF2277 domain-containing protein, with protein sequence MCRSIKTLRPPVLPEKATEEEIRAAALQYVRKVSGFRAPAAHNQEVFAAAVDAVADATRDLLDGLQVRGAHAAS encoded by the coding sequence ATGTGCCGTTCCATTAAGACCCTGCGCCCGCCCGTTCTCCCCGAGAAGGCCACCGAGGAGGAGATCCGCGCGGCAGCGCTCCAGTACGTGCGCAAGGTGTCCGGCTTCCGGGCGCCCGCCGCACACAATCAGGAGGTGTTCGCCGCGGCCGTCGACGCGGTCGCCGACGCGACCCGGGACCTGCTGGACGGACTTCAGGTCAGGGGAGCCCACGCCGCTTCCTGA